Below is a genomic region from Pseudomonas frederiksbergensis.
CGAGGCCACCTCAGCCAACGACAAATCGTAGCGCCGGGACTGTTCCAGTTGCAGGTAAAGCAAGCCACACAAACACAGGCAAACCGCCGCAACAAACATCACCGCAGCCTTGCGCAGAGGCAAGCGTTTAAGAGGGCCGCCAGGGGCGTAATGAGGGTCGTGAATGGGGGTAGGCAAAAGCGTCATCCTTGAAGGGTAAGGCATGAGCAAAAGCCCAGATCCCTTAATGCCAGAGAGCTTAGCTTACGGGGTGATATGGGGCAATTGTGGGGCGAGTCATAAACTTGCTCGCCTTTTCTCCTGTAATGTTCAACGCGTTCGTTGATGCTCGCTTGAAACATCAATGCCCCCCACCGGTACAGCCCTGTGAACGTCCACGGCCAATGAAATACAAAGACAGTACCGCATCGCTGGACACCGCCAGAAAGATTCTCAAGGTGAATCACGCCGGGGGATGGTTCATGGGTTTTATCTCGGCGCTACCAGGGAAAAACGGCGTCATGGCCTGCACCTTTGCCGTGGAATAGGTCGTGGTGAGCCATCTGAAAGATCAGCTCTCATACCTTGAAAGCCGGAACGATTCGGCGACCTATGAAACGCTCCAGTTGATTCTGGAGGATGAGGAAAACCACCGCGATACCGGTCGAATCGAAGGCGCCAGCGCGCTGCTGTATGGGCCGTTCCGATGGATGATCAGTTTGTTTACGGCGCGTGTTATTCGGTTTGGGATGCGGCAGAAACAGGGCTACCCTAAAACGGCCCGACTCAAACACACCTGCTCTTGTATTCATACACCGCCGCGCGAGCCAATCCATGGAGGAAAAGCATGAACGCTCTAAACCACCCGACCACCATCGATACCGTTGTATTCGACCTCGGTAACGTCCTGATACGCTGGAACCCAAGAAACCTTTACCGAAAGATCTTCGGCGATGACGTACAGGCCATGGAGACCTTTCTTTCCGAGGTCTGCCCTCCTGAATGGAACGAGCGCCAGGATGCGGGCCGGTCCTGGCAGGAAGGGATCGACGAAGCCATCGCACGGCACCCGTCACAAGAAGCGCTGATTCGTGCGTACCGCGAGCGCTGGGAAGAGACACTCGGCGGCGTGCTGGAAGAGACCGTGCTGATCCTTAATGAACTGCACGCCAAGGGTGTCCGCCTGCTAGCCCTGACCAACTGGTCTGCCGAAACCTTCCCGATTGCCCTTCAGCGCTTTCCCTTTTTGCACACGTTCGAAGGCATTCTCGTGTCCGGCGAAGAAGGCCTCATCAAGCCCGACCCGGCGATCTTCCAGCTACTAAAATCTCGCTACCAGTTCGAAGGCAGCCGCGCAGTGTTTATCGACGATCATGCGCCGAACATCGAAGGCGCACGCCGGGAAGGATTCAATGCACGTCAGTTCACCAGTGCAGCGCAACTGCGCAAAGATCTGGCAGCGCTGGGGTTGCCCGTGCAGGTGCAGAATGAACCGGCATGACCAACTACCCCCCATTAAGCCCTGAGGATAAAACCAAAATCCGCTGTGCACTGGCCGACGCTTTCGTTGACACTGCAGTGGACTATGCCTACATCGCACGGCAAATCCAGGGTTACGACATCGCGCTGGTCGAAGATATTTTCTTCTCGGAAGTGACTGCGGTCTGCCACTGGAATGCGCAAACACCGATTCCTCCGATCTGGACAGGGTTTGATGATGAGTGGCTGGAAGCCGAAATCGAAGAAACCCTCCGCGCTCGTAGAGAAAGCTGGCTCAAACGAAATATCGATAAGCTGCTGGTCGTTTGGTGGCGATTCAGATTCAAGAGCTTCTGGCTGGAAATCAAGAATACCGCGCTCGATTAAGCGGCTGCCAAGCTAAACGGGCGACCGAAGTCGCCCATTTTTTATGCCAATAAATCTACAACGATCCCCATCAACGCATTGGCGGAACCCGAATATCCCCCGCCCGGCACTGACTCTTCACGCCCTTGCCGCAAGACCCGAACGACAAGTCCTTACCCAGGCACACTCGCACTTCCGACAACTCCGGCCCCCTGCAAACCACCGCGATGCCGTCCTCCGGAATTCCGGGATTACTCTGCCGAAACATCTGCACAATTTCCTGCGCAGGGAAGTAGATCTCGGTACTTAAGGGTTTCAGCTTGTCCGGGATCTTCACCGCGCCAACCGCCTTGTCCGCCACATTCAGATAACCCGAAGCGCCAAGGCCACTGCACGTACCGTGCTTGGACCATTCATGCTGAAGCAGTTTTGGCGTCACAAACAGCGTCAACCCTTGTTTCTGCTCTGCCGGCGACAAAGGCACCATCGGCGGACAAGACTCCGGCCAACCGCCCTTGGCGTATTGCGGCCAGAGACCGTGGAGCACAAAGCCGTAGCCTTTGCCCGAGCATTGCGGATTGTTCTGGTGGGTCAGGCAAAACGTCGGCGACCAGGACAGCGTCAGCAGGTAGTAATCAAACACCCCCGCCACCGACTCGGTCTGCTGCTTATCGCGATGGGACCGAGCGTCGCTCATGCCGGCGCTGCCGATCGTCAGCGCAAAGAGCGCGACCAGTGCATACAGTTTTTTCATAAACCCTCTCCTTTGGGGCAGATCGGATGATCTTTCGCAGCGTGGTGAACCTGTCATTGCAGCGGATTCTAGCTGGCCGTCACTCAACCGGGTGAAGTACCTTGAAGTGGCTACGCTTACACTGACGTCACGATAGGGCATCGAAATGAGTAAGGCAGATGAGCTCGCCGCAAAACTGAAGCAAAAACAGCAAACCCGCGCTGACGCTGAAGCCTGCGCAGATACGACGATTGAGCATTGGCCGATACAGATCTATGAGATGTACCACCAGCTTGAAGCATGGCTGGAGCCACTGACCGAAGCCGGCTTGAACATTCGCCGCATCCCCACACACGTCTTCGAAAGCCTCCCCTCCGGCGAGACCTTCAACTACGCCATCGACAAACTGCTGATCGAGGGCAACCACAACAGCATTACCCTCGACCCCATCGCTCGCTTCATCATTGGCGGAATGGGCCGTGTCGATGTGCTCTCCAAAGGCAAAGAGCTGTATTTACGCCGGACCGAGACCGAACACGGTGAAACGCATTGGCAGATCCAGACCCTCCCGTGCAGCGGACAACCGCAGCCGGATCCGGTCGAGCTCGATGAGGACAACTTTCTCTCGGTGATAGAAGAAGGCCTGGATCTCTAAAGCCGAGAGCAACGCGGGGAAGCATCGCGATGTGCCACCCTTCCCCGCCAATCCCCAAAAAAATGGGCGACCCTTTGCGGTCGCCCATTTTCGTTTCAGCGATGAAACCTGCACTTGCAAGTGTCACCCACCGCGCTTTACCTGATATTCGACAATTCGTATATTCGCCAAACCATGGACGTGATGGAAGAACGGCTGAAATTCACCGTACTGCTACGCGACCGCCCCGACCTCGTCGACCACTACTCGGCGCGCAAGCAAAGCGCGCAGGAATTGAGCAAGCGGGTTAACCAGCATTCGATATAAACGAGGGGCTGTCGCAATGCCCGCCCCTACACCCTCTACAACTTCTGTAACACTTTCGATATTCATGCTCCTCCTCCGATCACATTCTTTTACATCTCAGGTACATATTTCCAACAACTGCATTCCTCTCGTTGATTAGCATGGACAGGCCTTACGCGAATTCAGGGACGTCGCTATTTCAACGGATGCCTTATGAAGGAAAGCAAATGCCTACAGAACAAATTATCATCTTTGTTGCCGTTACAGTCTTGGGCCTTATTTGGGCTGCCAGGAGAGATGCAAAAAATCGGAAAAAAGAAAAGGCCATGAAAGACGCGAATGAGAGCGCTGATTGACTGGCGGTTATTTTCCGAGATAAGTGAACAGATGTATTGGGGCACTTCAAAAAAAATAATCTGCCCCATCACTACACTCCAGCCTCATAAACGGAAAAGCCCGCGCTTGTGCAAGTTCGTCTTGCCTGGGATGTCGGCCAAAAGCGGGACACTTGGAGCGACCAAAATAAACCGCTAAATAGATCCTTCCCCTTTCCGGCATCCAGAGCAATTGTCCTGGCTATGTTCCAAGAAGCTCGATACGCAAGACACTCTTGTGCCAGCAGTTATCCGGTCACGCTCGGTACATCAAGCCCTACTTTCACACGATCCAGCGCCACGATTGTCTTGAACCAGGTCACGTTGGCATTTTCGGCAAACAATCGCCGCGCCAATGCCTGGTATTCCTGCATGCTGGCAACGGTTAACACCAGCACGAAATCCACTTCGCCGGTGACGTAGTAGCACTGCTGAACTTCGGGCACCGCGAAGTGCAACTTCATCGCCTCCAGTGCCTCGATGCTCGTGCGCTCGGCCATCACTTCCACAATGATCGTGATCGGCCGTCCTACGGCGGTCGGGTCGACGATGGCTACATTGCCCGTGATGACACCTTTTTCTTCCATCCGCTTGATGCGGCGCTGCACGGCAGCCGTGGAAAGATTGACCTGCTCGGCCATCAGGCGCAGCGGCGTGGTGTTGTCGCGCTGGACGAGGTCAAGGGATCCCTCAGGGACAGACCACGATTTTCACAAGTCGTGGCCTCCGCTGACCATCCTACCGACACCTAGACACTCGCCCCTTCAGCCATCCAACCTCCTTTCCTGATAAACTCCCCTCCCTCGCCTTACCCACCTAGATACCCATGCTCCCATCATCTGCTCCAACCACCGCCCAACCCCTCTCCCGCCGCTTCAGCGTGGCGCCGATGATGGATTGGACGTAGCACTCCCCCAATGCCCAATTCAGGCTGGTTCACGCGCTGAAAATTTTTCGCGTTGTAGCAATTTCTAAGCAA
It encodes:
- a CDS encoding demethoxyubiquinone hydroxylase family protein; the encoded protein is MKYKDSTASLDTARKILKVNHAGGWFMGFISALPGKNGVMACTFAVE
- a CDS encoding demethoxyubiquinone hydroxylase family protein → MSHLKDQLSYLESRNDSATYETLQLILEDEENHRDTGRIEGASALLYGPFRWMISLFTARVIRFGMRQKQGYPKTARLKHTCSCIHTPPREPIHGGKA
- a CDS encoding HAD family hydrolase is translated as MNALNHPTTIDTVVFDLGNVLIRWNPRNLYRKIFGDDVQAMETFLSEVCPPEWNERQDAGRSWQEGIDEAIARHPSQEALIRAYRERWEETLGGVLEETVLILNELHAKGVRLLALTNWSAETFPIALQRFPFLHTFEGILVSGEEGLIKPDPAIFQLLKSRYQFEGSRAVFIDDHAPNIEGARREGFNARQFTSAAQLRKDLAALGLPVQVQNEPA
- a CDS encoding DUF7079 family protein, producing MTNYPPLSPEDKTKIRCALADAFVDTAVDYAYIARQIQGYDIALVEDIFFSEVTAVCHWNAQTPIPPIWTGFDDEWLEAEIEETLRARRESWLKRNIDKLLVVWWRFRFKSFWLEIKNTALD
- a CDS encoding ribonuclease T2 family protein encodes the protein MKKLYALVALFALTIGSAGMSDARSHRDKQQTESVAGVFDYYLLTLSWSPTFCLTHQNNPQCSGKGYGFVLHGLWPQYAKGGWPESCPPMVPLSPAEQKQGLTLFVTPKLLQHEWSKHGTCSGLGASGYLNVADKAVGAVKIPDKLKPLSTEIYFPAQEIVQMFRQSNPGIPEDGIAVVCRGPELSEVRVCLGKDLSFGSCGKGVKSQCRAGDIRVPPMR